From Deltaproteobacteria bacterium, a single genomic window includes:
- a CDS encoding DNA primase codes for MLFPEEFITEIREANDIVEVISNYVSLKKGGANYKGLCPFHSEKTPSFMVSPAKQIFHCFGCGEGGNVIHFMMKQEKMHFPDAVTALAERCGKPLPTLERVPEDPARKEAKARLYEINRAACEFFRQARLGNPAALRYLKDRGILEKSLSTFAIGFAPDAWESLNRHLTRQGFKAREQEQAGLVLQRQKGDGVYDRFRNRVIFPIVDIYDRPIGFGGRVLDDSTPKYLNSPETPIFDKGANLYGLNLAYEAIRKQDYVILVEGYMDVITAHQEGILNIVATLGTALTERHLRKLRRYTRNLALFFDSDAAGLKAAERSFDLCVPAGIKVKVVTLPDGEDPDSFIRARGKAGFSEAMAGAQPIMDFMMEQSTGGKTPETVEEKVAVTEKLAPLLSRIPDAVEQELYLKKAASLLGVKDSTLLQKMQSGRRRPSPGKRAAKKPEEKNKKRRIPVWERDFVGWMVEHPEEIGKLRERIVPGHFLDPGLRKVVEAIQKLPDSALDRETVSARIQQTDPQLAGSLSQYSLEERDLPDIQGLLGRLELEHLRNRLTRLQEKLINTEKGSEEETQFLLEKNQLRLQVENLTSELGREKRACPSN; via the coding sequence ATGCTCTTCCCCGAGGAATTCATCACGGAAATCCGGGAAGCGAACGATATCGTCGAGGTCATTTCCAACTACGTCTCCCTAAAAAAGGGGGGCGCCAACTACAAGGGACTCTGCCCTTTTCATTCGGAGAAGACCCCCTCCTTCATGGTCAGTCCTGCCAAGCAGATCTTTCACTGCTTCGGGTGCGGCGAGGGAGGCAACGTTATCCATTTCATGATGAAACAGGAAAAAATGCACTTTCCCGATGCCGTCACCGCCCTGGCGGAACGATGCGGAAAACCGCTGCCCACCCTGGAACGGGTCCCGGAAGATCCCGCACGAAAAGAAGCAAAGGCGAGACTGTATGAAATCAACCGGGCCGCATGCGAATTTTTCCGGCAGGCACGGCTCGGCAACCCGGCAGCCCTTCGTTATCTGAAGGACCGGGGAATCCTGGAAAAATCACTTTCGACCTTTGCCATAGGTTTTGCCCCCGATGCATGGGAGTCTTTGAACCGGCATCTGACCCGGCAGGGATTCAAGGCCCGGGAGCAGGAGCAGGCCGGACTGGTCCTGCAACGGCAGAAGGGAGACGGGGTCTATGATCGCTTCCGGAACCGGGTGATCTTCCCCATTGTCGATATCTACGACCGGCCCATCGGTTTCGGCGGGCGGGTCCTGGACGATTCCACACCGAAATATCTCAATTCACCGGAGACCCCGATCTTCGACAAGGGGGCAAACCTCTATGGTCTGAATCTGGCCTATGAGGCGATTCGCAAACAGGATTATGTCATCCTGGTGGAGGGGTATATGGACGTCATTACCGCCCACCAGGAGGGAATCTTAAACATCGTGGCCACCCTCGGGACGGCTCTGACGGAACGGCATCTCAGGAAACTGCGGCGTTATACACGCAACCTTGCCCTCTTCTTCGATTCCGATGCCGCCGGCCTTAAGGCCGCGGAACGGTCGTTCGACCTCTGCGTCCCGGCGGGGATAAAAGTAAAAGTCGTCACTCTCCCGGACGGGGAGGACCCAGACAGCTTCATCCGTGCGCGGGGGAAGGCGGGGTTCTCCGAGGCCATGGCCGGCGCACAGCCGATTATGGATTTCATGATGGAGCAGTCTACGGGCGGGAAAACCCCGGAGACCGTGGAGGAGAAAGTCGCTGTGACGGAAAAACTGGCACCCCTGCTTTCCCGGATTCCGGATGCTGTGGAACAGGAGCTTTATCTGAAAAAGGCAGCCTCCCTCCTCGGGGTAAAAGACTCGACCCTCTTACAAAAGATGCAAAGCGGCAGGAGGCGTCCTTCCCCAGGGAAACGTGCCGCGAAAAAACCGGAGGAGAAAAACAAAAAGAGGAGGATTCCCGTCTGGGAAAGGGATTTCGTCGGTTGGATGGTCGAACATCCGGAAGAGATCGGGAAACTTCGGGAAAGGATCGTACCGGGCCATTTTCTGGACCCCGGACTCCGAAAGGTTGTGGAGGCCATCCAAAAGCTGCCTGACTCGGCGTTGGACCGGGAAACCGTTTCGGCCCGAATCCAGCAGACGGACCCTCAACTGGCCGGTTCCCTGTCTCAATACTCTCTCGAAGAGCGGGACCTCCCCGACATACAGGGTCTGCTTGGCCGCCTTGAACTGGAACATCTCAGGAACCGCTTGACGCGACTTCAAGAGAAGTTGATCAATACTGAAAAGGGAAGTGAGGAGGAAACTCAATTCTTGCTGGAGAAAAATCAACTACGACTGCAGGTGGAAAACCTGACGTCCGAACTCGGAAGGGAAAAAAGAGCATGTCCATCAAATTAA
- the rpoD gene encoding RNA polymerase sigma factor RpoD: MSIKLKRIPEIKSLIAQGKEKGFITYDELNDSLPEEMVNSEKIDELIILLGDMNIEVTDPVQEGGQPAKSIIDHEDDGVKEVDVNFKEGEEDPLKHDDEELALDLTPGAIGKTDDPVRLYLKEMGTIALLDREGEVRIAKKIEAGQQKITNVLMTSPVIVPMVLSLGKRLRKGKIYIRDVVCGTDEDFDEFSSGTSDSELKMQTLARIDEIQELMESLDYLRLRMEDPRIKKKETREKYRRRIDETQKKIFSLISQLDFHPDRIEAFTLRLKAIVDRINYLNREVRLCEKNARLSSEDILAYSNARRKTPRMKKIEKAARVQPQRIKQIGLRLKKARKQLRMIEQTYRVPPEHFRNSQKKLRSGEAQAQGAKAEMVEANLRLVVSIAKKYTNRGLQFLDLIQEGNIGLMKAVDKFEYRRGYKFSTYATWWIRQAITRAIADQARTIRIPVHMIETINKLIRTSRLLVQEMGREPTPEEISREMDLPLEKVRKVLKIAKEPISLETPVGEEEDSHLGDFIEDKKIMSPTEAVVKINLQETVVKVLQTLTPREEKVLRKRFGIGEATDHTLEEVGQEFNVTRERIRQIEAKALRKLRHPTRSRILKAFIEG; the protein is encoded by the coding sequence ATGTCCATCAAATTAAAACGTATCCCGGAGATCAAATCGCTCATTGCGCAGGGGAAGGAAAAGGGCTTTATCACCTATGATGAGCTGAACGATTCCCTCCCGGAAGAGATGGTCAATTCGGAAAAGATCGATGAGCTGATCATACTGTTGGGCGACATGAACATTGAGGTCACGGACCCGGTACAGGAGGGAGGACAACCGGCCAAGTCGATCATCGATCACGAAGATGACGGCGTGAAAGAGGTCGATGTCAACTTTAAAGAAGGCGAGGAGGATCCACTCAAACATGACGATGAAGAACTTGCTCTTGACCTGACGCCCGGTGCGATCGGCAAGACCGACGACCCGGTCCGTCTCTATCTCAAGGAGATGGGAACCATTGCCCTGCTCGATCGCGAAGGAGAGGTCCGGATCGCCAAGAAGATCGAGGCCGGGCAGCAGAAGATTACAAATGTTCTTATGACCTCACCGGTCATCGTTCCGATGGTCCTCTCGCTCGGAAAGAGACTTCGCAAAGGCAAGATCTATATCCGGGATGTCGTTTGCGGAACGGATGAGGATTTCGATGAGTTTTCCTCCGGCACTTCGGACAGCGAGCTGAAGATGCAGACCCTGGCCCGGATCGACGAAATCCAGGAACTGATGGAATCTCTCGACTATCTGAGGCTCCGCATGGAGGACCCGAGGATCAAGAAAAAAGAGACCCGTGAGAAATACCGCCGCCGGATTGATGAGACGCAGAAAAAGATCTTTTCACTCATCTCCCAGCTCGACTTTCATCCCGACCGGATCGAGGCCTTCACCCTCCGGCTCAAGGCAATCGTCGATCGAATCAACTACCTCAACCGGGAAGTGCGGCTCTGTGAAAAAAACGCCCGCCTCTCCTCCGAGGATATACTGGCTTACTCGAATGCCCGGCGGAAAACTCCGCGCATGAAGAAGATCGAAAAGGCGGCCCGTGTGCAGCCACAGCGGATCAAACAGATCGGGCTTCGGTTGAAAAAAGCACGGAAGCAACTCCGGATGATCGAACAGACCTATCGGGTTCCTCCGGAACACTTCAGGAACTCCCAGAAAAAACTTCGAAGCGGTGAGGCCCAGGCTCAGGGGGCCAAGGCGGAGATGGTCGAGGCAAACCTTCGACTCGTTGTGAGTATCGCCAAGAAATATACGAACCGGGGACTGCAATTCCTCGACCTGATCCAGGAAGGGAACATCGGACTCATGAAGGCCGTAGACAAGTTCGAATACCGGCGGGGCTATAAATTCAGCACCTACGCCACATGGTGGATCCGGCAGGCGATCACCCGGGCGATTGCAGACCAGGCCCGCACCATCCGGATCCCCGTACACATGATCGAAACGATCAACAAACTGATCCGGACCTCACGCCTTCTGGTCCAGGAAATGGGGCGGGAACCGACCCCCGAGGAGATATCGAGAGAGATGGATCTCCCCCTGGAAAAGGTACGCAAGGTCCTGAAGATCGCCAAAGAGCCGATCTCTCTGGAGACTCCTGTGGGCGAGGAGGAAGACAGCCATTTAGGAGATTTTATCGAGGACAAGAAGATCATGTCTCCCACGGAGGCGGTGGTCAAAATTAATCTCCAGGAGACGGTCGTAAAGGTCCTCCAGACCCTCACGCCCCGAGAAGAGAAAGTCCTGCGCAAACGTTTCGGCATCGGCGAGGCCACCGACCATACCCTCGAAGAGGTCGGCCAGGAATTCAACGTCACCCGGGAGCGAATCCGGCAAATCGAGGCCAAGGCACTACGCAAGCTGCGTCACCCGACCCGCAGCCGGATCCTGAAGGCTTTTATCGAAGGGTAA
- a CDS encoding Nif3-like dinuclear metal center hexameric protein: MKLQQIIDILEEIAPPQYAASWDNSGLQVGSPEAEVSSILVALDITEGVIREGARKKTDLIVTHHPLFFHPLSRLQTNTGIGKLLPPLLQAGISVYAAHTNLDVAAGGVNDQLGRALKIARWKELPGGRTSEVKGFGGIGKLEAPRRITEIITDLKKSLKIPTVRLVGSKEKTVQKIAFCCGSGADLFPEVCRAAPDLFITGDLKYHDAMNFLLEGIPALDLGHFASEAGIRKPLAEKIRQAIYRKGEHLTVQVSRTERDPFQFI; encoded by the coding sequence ATGAAACTACAGCAGATCATCGACATTCTGGAGGAGATCGCCCCTCCACAGTACGCCGCATCGTGGGACAATTCCGGTCTTCAGGTCGGATCCCCGGAAGCGGAGGTCTCATCCATCCTCGTCGCCCTGGACATCACGGAAGGAGTCATCCGGGAAGGAGCCCGGAAAAAGACCGATCTCATCGTGACCCATCATCCCCTCTTTTTCCATCCCCTCTCCCGGCTGCAAACCAATACCGGCATCGGCAAGCTCCTCCCGCCTCTGCTGCAGGCGGGAATCTCCGTCTATGCGGCCCATACGAATCTCGATGTCGCTGCAGGCGGTGTCAACGACCAATTGGGACGGGCATTAAAAATTGCCCGCTGGAAGGAACTGCCGGGGGGAAGAACCTCCGAGGTGAAAGGCTTCGGAGGCATTGGGAAGCTGGAGGCCCCGCGGCGGATCACGGAAATCATCACCGACCTTAAAAAATCCCTGAAGATCCCCACCGTTCGTCTCGTAGGGTCCAAAGAGAAAACCGTGCAGAAGATCGCCTTCTGTTGCGGAAGCGGAGCCGATCTCTTCCCCGAGGTCTGCCGTGCGGCACCGGATCTTTTCATCACGGGGGATTTGAAATACCACGATGCCATGAATTTTCTCCTGGAGGGGATCCCTGCCCTGGACCTGGGTCACTTCGCTTCGGAAGCGGGTATCCGGAAACCTCTGGCGGAAAAGATTCGTCAAGCCATCTACAGGAAAGGGGAACACCTTACCGTGCAGGTATCCCGCACCGAACGTGACCCCTTTCAGTTCATCTAA
- a CDS encoding ribonuclease HI family protein → MSKRILIHTDGAAKGNPGPAGIGCIACAEDGTVLFEHCRYIGETTNNVAEYKALIDGLTRALEEGASEVRVASDSELMVRQLHGIYRVKQPHLRKLFDEVTRLSRRFDHFEIAHIPREENREADALANRAIRQHNPARQNS, encoded by the coding sequence ATGTCAAAGCGAATCCTGATCCATACCGACGGGGCGGCGAAAGGCAACCCCGGTCCGGCAGGCATCGGATGCATCGCCTGTGCAGAGGATGGAACAGTCCTCTTTGAACACTGCCGGTATATCGGAGAGACCACCAACAATGTTGCGGAATACAAAGCGCTCATTGACGGACTGACCCGGGCGCTGGAAGAAGGCGCTTCCGAGGTCCGGGTCGCATCCGACTCCGAGCTCATGGTCCGGCAACTCCACGGGATCTACCGGGTCAAGCAGCCCCATCTCCGGAAACTCTTCGACGAAGTCACCAGGCTCAGCCGTCGCTTCGACCACTTCGAGATCGCGCACATCCCGAGGGAAGAAAACCGCGAGGCCGACGCCTTGGCAAACCGGGCGATCCGGCAGCATAATCCGGCAAGACAGAATTCATAA